One window of the Nitrospira sp. genome contains the following:
- a CDS encoding CBS domain-containing protein, with product MNSVGMQRPLAVMMRSVAQAISPDATACDAARQMRVAKVGALLVREGTCYLGIISEADLVRKVLAESLVPAHTLVRSVMSAPLITIDIAASAHDASDVMAQAGIRHLAVVEGGEVAGLLSVRDLLRYFKNWGHQ from the coding sequence GTGAACTCCGTAGGGATGCAGCGTCCGCTTGCGGTCATGATGCGGTCGGTGGCTCAGGCGATCTCGCCTGATGCGACGGCCTGCGATGCCGCGCGGCAAATGCGCGTGGCGAAAGTCGGGGCGCTCTTGGTTCGGGAGGGCACCTGCTACCTCGGGATTATCAGTGAAGCGGATCTGGTTCGGAAGGTCTTGGCGGAATCGCTGGTTCCGGCTCACACGCTTGTGCGGTCAGTCATGAGTGCCCCGCTGATTACGATCGATATTGCTGCGTCGGCCCATGATGCCAGCGACGTGATGGCGCAGGCTGGTATTCGCCATCTGGCAGTAGTTGAAGGCGGAGAAGTGGCTGGACTACTCTCCGTACGAGATCTGCTGCGTTATTTCAAGAATTGGGGGCATCAATGA
- a CDS encoding UDP-glucose/GDP-mannose dehydrogenase family protein, producing MHISVIGTGYVGLVTGACFAEFGVNVTCMDNDARRVEKLEKGEVPFFEPGITELVAKGIKEGRLSFTTDVVKAVDKALVIFIAVGTPPKSDGSADLSFVEEVGRGIATHMTGYKVIVTKSTVPVGTGERLREVIRKHQTKPINFDIVSNPEFLREGSAIEDFMRPNRVVLGADSDQAAAIMKDLYRPLYLLETPFVVTDVPTAEMIKYASNAFLAVKISFINEMATVCERVGADVQLVSKGMGLDHRIGGKFLHAGPGFGGSCFPKDLAALVQTGERVGYPFQIAGAAAKVNYEQHLRMVAKIREACGGLAGKTLGVLGLSFKPNTNDMREAPSLTILKELMKEGATVRAYDPVSMEEATKLIPGMIPCKEAYDVAENADGLIIMTEWNQFRNLDFERLKQSMRQRLLLDLRNVYDSDRVTGHGFRHVSVGRPTREPRPA from the coding sequence ATGCATATCAGCGTCATTGGAACCGGTTACGTCGGCCTTGTCACAGGGGCCTGCTTTGCGGAGTTCGGCGTCAACGTCACTTGCATGGATAACGACGCCCGTCGGGTTGAGAAGCTGGAAAAGGGAGAGGTGCCATTTTTCGAACCGGGCATCACCGAATTGGTCGCCAAAGGAATCAAAGAAGGCCGGCTGAGCTTCACGACAGATGTCGTCAAAGCCGTTGATAAAGCTCTCGTCATTTTCATTGCTGTGGGCACTCCCCCAAAGAGCGATGGATCTGCTGACTTGTCGTTTGTGGAGGAAGTCGGCCGTGGCATCGCCACACACATGACCGGCTATAAAGTGATCGTCACCAAGTCGACTGTCCCCGTCGGAACCGGCGAGCGGCTCCGGGAGGTCATCCGAAAACACCAGACGAAACCCATTAATTTTGACATTGTCTCCAACCCTGAATTCTTGCGTGAAGGATCCGCAATTGAAGACTTCATGCGCCCGAACCGCGTGGTGCTCGGCGCCGATAGCGATCAAGCCGCGGCCATCATGAAAGACCTCTATCGGCCGCTCTACCTGCTTGAAACGCCCTTTGTCGTCACCGACGTCCCCACAGCGGAAATGATCAAGTACGCGTCAAACGCTTTTCTCGCCGTCAAGATTTCGTTCATCAACGAGATGGCCACGGTCTGCGAGCGCGTCGGCGCGGATGTGCAATTGGTTTCCAAGGGCATGGGGCTGGATCATCGAATCGGCGGTAAGTTTCTCCACGCGGGGCCGGGATTCGGTGGATCCTGCTTCCCCAAGGACCTCGCGGCGCTGGTCCAGACCGGTGAGCGCGTGGGCTATCCATTCCAAATTGCGGGTGCAGCCGCCAAAGTGAACTACGAACAGCACCTCCGAATGGTCGCGAAAATCCGCGAAGCTTGCGGCGGGCTCGCCGGGAAAACCCTCGGGGTGCTCGGACTGTCGTTCAAGCCGAATACGAATGATATGCGGGAGGCCCCGTCTCTGACGATCCTGAAAGAACTCATGAAGGAAGGCGCCACCGTGCGTGCCTACGACCCGGTGTCAATGGAGGAAGCCACGAAGCTCATCCCGGGAATGATTCCATGCAAAGAAGCCTACGATGTGGCTGAAAATGCCGACGGACTCATCATCATGACCGAGTGGAACCAGTTCCGGAATCTTGATTTCGAGCGGCTCAAACAATCCATGCGGCAGAGGCTGCTGCTTGATCTGCGCAATGTCTACGACTCCGACCGGGTGACGGGACACGGGTTCCGCCACGTATCAGTCGGTCGACCCACCAGAGAACCGCGGCCTGCCTAG
- a CDS encoding HEAT repeat domain-containing protein — MADEAPVKLIQIGPKGGEKKDGFNLVTERVVAINPEAKQLEVELLAYDGKTVVLEVAEEALEDLKKLKVGDGATIRVVEEGGKRVAKSFRIRSKDPNAAKADAMLLDLKDPHWLNRKYAAEVLGELKDSRAVTPLVEALVDEVGDVRQRAYDSLIKLGGISVSSLVPLLVSEEDEIRQSATEIIRKIGKPAVEPLATALTDADDRLKTRIMKVLDRMGYKPKAKQETGAELPRLT; from the coding sequence ATGGCTGATGAAGCACCGGTGAAATTGATTCAGATCGGTCCGAAGGGCGGGGAAAAGAAAGACGGGTTCAACCTGGTGACTGAGCGGGTGGTGGCGATCAACCCCGAAGCCAAACAGCTCGAAGTTGAGCTGCTCGCATACGATGGCAAGACGGTGGTGCTCGAGGTCGCCGAAGAGGCGCTTGAAGACCTCAAGAAGCTCAAAGTCGGCGACGGGGCGACCATCCGGGTCGTCGAAGAGGGTGGGAAGCGCGTCGCGAAGAGTTTCCGGATTCGTTCGAAAGATCCGAACGCGGCCAAAGCCGATGCCATGTTGCTGGACCTTAAGGATCCGCACTGGCTCAATCGGAAGTATGCGGCGGAAGTACTGGGCGAGCTCAAGGATAGCCGCGCGGTGACGCCGCTGGTGGAGGCTTTGGTGGATGAGGTCGGCGATGTGCGGCAGCGTGCCTATGATTCGCTGATCAAGCTGGGCGGGATTTCTGTGTCCTCACTGGTGCCGTTGCTGGTGTCTGAAGAGGATGAAATCCGGCAATCAGCGACGGAGATTATCCGGAAGATCGGCAAGCCGGCCGTGGAGCCATTGGCGACGGCGTTGACGGATGCCGATGACCGGTTGAAGACCCGGATCATGAAAGTGCTGGATCGGATGGGCTACAAGCCGAAGGCCAAGCAGGAGACCGGGGCTGAATTGCCCCGCCTGACCTAA
- a CDS encoding HEAT repeat domain-containing protein, producing the protein MSNETESDRIDLLISALRDENEALRDHAIASLGQMGSDAVPRLIGLMADEDVVIREAATTAVVRIGPSVVEALLDALQDDEWAIREQAASGLGKLKDPRAVEPLVKSLKDKDGAVRTAAVWALERIGDARAVPGLVDVLSDNTLREDVARVLKKIGDARAVDALIDGLLGNNWMVRRHAAEALGKIGDHRGVGPLIESLQDEDWLVRRNAAESLARLGAKEAIQPLLPLLEDENTMVQETVEGVLASLGWTAKQ; encoded by the coding sequence ATGAGTAACGAGACAGAATCTGATCGGATTGATCTCCTCATTTCGGCATTGCGTGACGAGAATGAAGCGTTGCGTGATCACGCCATCGCGAGCCTCGGGCAGATGGGGTCCGACGCCGTGCCGCGCCTGATCGGGCTGATGGCCGATGAAGATGTGGTCATTCGAGAGGCCGCGACAACGGCGGTGGTACGGATCGGGCCCTCCGTGGTGGAGGCGCTTTTGGATGCGTTGCAGGATGATGAGTGGGCGATTCGCGAACAGGCGGCATCCGGACTGGGCAAACTCAAAGACCCCCGCGCGGTCGAGCCGTTGGTCAAGTCTCTCAAAGACAAAGATGGAGCCGTGCGGACGGCGGCGGTCTGGGCGCTGGAGCGGATCGGCGATGCGCGTGCAGTTCCCGGGCTGGTCGATGTGCTGAGCGACAACACTCTTCGGGAGGATGTCGCCCGTGTCTTGAAGAAAATCGGCGATGCGCGTGCGGTGGATGCGTTGATCGACGGCCTCTTGGGCAATAATTGGATGGTGCGGCGCCATGCCGCAGAGGCCTTGGGGAAGATCGGGGATCACCGCGGGGTCGGCCCGTTGATTGAATCATTGCAGGACGAAGATTGGCTGGTCAGGCGGAACGCGGCGGAATCGCTGGCGCGCCTTGGGGCGAAGGAGGCGATTCAGCCGCTCTTGCCTCTGCTGGAAGATGAAAATACGATGGTGCAAGAAACCGTTGAAGGCGTACTCGCGAGCTTGGGTTGGACCGCGAAACAGTAA
- a CDS encoding HEAT repeat domain-containing protein gives MSKETIETLVSELVHEEDWRRMRATAACVAGGPRAVQALVEALRTGTPELKKEVAAMLSRIKDPQAGVALVGLLEDEDDVVRKAGANALEQMAGVLDTDTAAALVALLPKYQEGEARQLMTHLVGAIPTAVIPLCDMLKHPDPSAQVTAALMLDQLLDPRSIDAFIDAMGQPAVQDIAVSTLKKLSAIRERIDETFNALRDVEGASEREEARMSTVIYLLGIGRPSVEILIEYLEDDDWLVREAAADLLGKIADVRAVEPLMRRLERDKDTGVKELAIKALGLIGDARPTQLYLEAIPIRPLRVYAMEALAKIKDVEVLRPHKELFDRLRTDRDGLVAYNAGLIADKLEALGGTDITGQEGNHEDE, from the coding sequence ATGTCCAAAGAGACGATTGAAACGCTGGTCTCGGAGCTGGTCCATGAAGAGGACTGGCGGCGCATGCGGGCGACGGCGGCCTGTGTGGCCGGCGGACCTCGTGCCGTCCAAGCGCTGGTCGAAGCGCTTCGGACCGGGACACCCGAGCTGAAAAAAGAAGTGGCCGCGATGTTGTCGCGCATCAAAGATCCGCAGGCCGGCGTGGCGCTGGTCGGTCTTCTGGAAGACGAAGATGACGTGGTGCGTAAGGCGGGTGCCAATGCGTTAGAGCAGATGGCCGGGGTGCTCGATACGGACACCGCTGCAGCGCTGGTGGCGTTGCTTCCCAAGTATCAGGAGGGCGAGGCGCGGCAACTGATGACCCATCTGGTCGGAGCTATTCCAACGGCGGTGATCCCGCTGTGCGACATGTTGAAGCACCCGGATCCGTCAGCGCAGGTAACGGCGGCGTTGATGCTCGACCAGCTTCTGGATCCCCGTTCCATCGATGCGTTCATCGATGCGATGGGTCAACCGGCGGTGCAGGATATTGCGGTCAGCACGTTGAAGAAGCTGAGCGCGATCCGCGAGCGGATCGATGAGACGTTCAACGCGCTTCGGGATGTGGAAGGGGCGAGCGAACGCGAAGAAGCGCGGATGTCGACGGTGATCTATCTCTTGGGCATCGGGCGGCCGAGCGTGGAGATTTTAATCGAATATCTCGAAGACGATGATTGGCTGGTGCGTGAAGCGGCGGCCGATTTGTTGGGAAAAATTGCGGATGTGCGGGCAGTCGAGCCATTGATGCGGCGACTGGAGCGCGACAAGGATACCGGCGTGAAGGAGTTGGCGATCAAGGCGCTGGGATTGATCGGCGATGCCCGTCCGACGCAGCTCTATCTGGAAGCGATTCCGATCCGGCCGCTCCGGGTGTATGCGATGGAGGCGCTGGCCAAGATCAAGGATGTAGAAGTGTTGCGCCCCCATAAGGAGCTCTTTGATCGGCTGCGGACGGACCGCGATGGGCTGGTGGCTTATAATGCGGGATTGATCGCTGATAAACTTGAAGCCTTAGGCGGAACCGATATCACAGGTCAGGAAGGGAATCACGAGGATGAGTAA
- a CDS encoding HEAT repeat domain-containing protein, giving the protein MAEQIAALKDEDWAIREEAAGLLGTFKDPRAVQPLVSILRDPDRAVREAAIGALTSIGAPSVEALGACLVDRELSVQEAASGILASIADERVYGPLVVALRSADWIVRMHAAKALGRVKNMAAVEPLIPLLQDKVKAVREEVATALASIGEAAIPSLLEALQHTEWLVRLHAVESLGKTKSPRAVEPLLALLFNDQDSAVREDTVRALGEIGDPLAVELLFTAMREPGLRTLAVEALGRIGDRRAVPVLMEVVLGTCPPDVTRAVAGCGDQWSEEVITQAAAARALGIIGDDAAVPALVTALESTFTRAEAAAALAKFGSKVVPLLIPLLTGHPDENMRYHVKETLALAGWRAGRV; this is encoded by the coding sequence GTGGCAGAGCAGATTGCAGCCCTCAAAGACGAGGACTGGGCTATTCGAGAGGAAGCCGCCGGTTTACTCGGAACCTTCAAAGATCCGCGTGCGGTTCAGCCGTTAGTCTCGATCCTTCGCGATCCTGATCGCGCGGTTCGGGAAGCGGCAATCGGGGCGCTGACGTCGATCGGTGCGCCTTCGGTCGAAGCCCTTGGCGCCTGCCTCGTCGACCGCGAATTGTCGGTGCAGGAAGCGGCCTCCGGCATCCTCGCCTCCATCGCCGATGAACGCGTGTATGGGCCCTTGGTCGTCGCGTTGCGGAGTGCCGACTGGATCGTGCGCATGCATGCGGCGAAGGCCTTAGGGCGGGTGAAAAATATGGCGGCGGTCGAGCCGTTGATTCCGCTGCTGCAAGATAAAGTCAAAGCCGTGCGGGAAGAAGTCGCGACCGCCCTGGCCTCGATCGGGGAAGCCGCGATCCCTTCGTTGCTCGAGGCGTTGCAGCATACGGAATGGCTGGTTCGACTCCATGCGGTGGAGTCGCTCGGCAAAACGAAATCGCCACGTGCCGTTGAGCCGCTCCTCGCGCTGTTATTCAACGACCAGGATTCCGCTGTTCGCGAAGATACGGTGCGAGCCTTGGGCGAGATCGGCGATCCGCTCGCAGTCGAGCTTTTGTTCACGGCGATGCGGGAACCGGGCTTGCGCACTCTTGCGGTAGAAGCGCTCGGACGCATCGGTGACCGGCGGGCGGTGCCGGTATTGATGGAAGTGGTGTTAGGGACTTGTCCGCCTGACGTGACGCGGGCTGTCGCCGGCTGTGGCGATCAATGGAGCGAAGAAGTCATCACTCAGGCTGCGGCCGCCAGGGCTTTGGGTATCATCGGCGATGACGCCGCGGTCCCTGCGCTGGTCACCGCATTGGAGTCTACGTTTACCAGAGCTGAGGCGGCGGCGGCGTTAGCCAAGTTTGGATCGAAAGTGGTTCCGCTCCTTATCCCGCTGTTGACCGGCCACCCCGATGAAAATATGCGGTATCACGTGAAGGAAACCCTGGCGCTGGCGGGATGGCGAGCCGGGCGAGTGTAG
- a CDS encoding HEAT repeat domain-containing protein, which yields MTQSLEDLLEALEDVDDATREEAAKALAELGDPKTIDPLVSACSDDFWSVRAYAGCAVAKIGGPKALEALVGLFNDTIMEVRNQAVEATAKLGPAVVDRMIAALKDERWRVREHAAKTCGEIRDKAAVDALIAVCRDRDGAVKSAAAEALGKIRDTKAVPGLIKLFRDSSKIVRETAGTALICIGQPSVNPLVEALKDKDFVVRCHAARALGGMTTDYQIGRTWVRDANVVDALIATLKDPDRAVREDATIALGMIGDSRAIDALLEAMKDGVVKRHAIASLGMIGDPRALPAVLDALKGKGIKQEGTPTPGCIVSEDAFIKEAAATALGQFRDPSVIPDLIMLLKDGVLREKAAQALTVIGDTAIEPLIAFLYDPKASEVEAEGERVLSYASVRLTAKDALRLIVLETLETLGWSPPAEEVQISSSKADNLRVDRPLGDTGRFGPSGDVAKSS from the coding sequence ATGACGCAATCGCTAGAAGATTTGTTGGAAGCGCTCGAGGATGTCGATGATGCGACGCGTGAGGAGGCGGCGAAGGCCTTGGCCGAACTCGGCGATCCTAAGACCATCGACCCCCTGGTGAGCGCGTGCAGTGACGATTTCTGGTCCGTGCGGGCCTATGCAGGTTGCGCCGTGGCGAAGATCGGCGGGCCGAAGGCGCTGGAAGCGCTGGTCGGACTGTTCAACGATACCATCATGGAAGTGCGCAATCAGGCTGTCGAGGCGACGGCGAAGCTGGGCCCGGCGGTCGTCGATCGCATGATCGCGGCGTTGAAAGATGAACGGTGGCGGGTCCGGGAGCATGCGGCAAAGACCTGTGGAGAAATTCGTGACAAGGCGGCGGTCGATGCGCTCATCGCCGTCTGTCGTGATCGCGATGGCGCGGTGAAGAGTGCTGCGGCCGAAGCCCTGGGGAAGATTCGCGACACGAAGGCCGTTCCGGGGTTGATCAAGTTGTTCCGGGATTCGTCCAAGATCGTGCGTGAAACCGCCGGGACTGCGCTGATCTGTATCGGGCAACCGTCGGTCAACCCGCTGGTCGAGGCGCTGAAAGACAAGGATTTCGTCGTGCGGTGCCATGCGGCCCGGGCGCTGGGAGGGATGACCACCGACTATCAAATCGGCCGGACCTGGGTTCGCGATGCCAACGTCGTCGATGCGTTGATTGCCACGTTAAAAGATCCGGATCGGGCCGTTCGTGAGGATGCTACGATTGCCTTAGGCATGATCGGTGACTCACGAGCCATCGACGCTTTGTTGGAAGCCATGAAAGACGGTGTCGTGAAGCGGCATGCGATCGCGTCTCTCGGTATGATCGGCGATCCGCGGGCATTGCCGGCCGTCCTGGATGCCTTGAAGGGAAAGGGTATCAAGCAGGAGGGCACGCCGACGCCGGGTTGTATTGTGAGCGAAGACGCCTTCATCAAGGAAGCGGCGGCCACGGCCCTCGGCCAGTTCCGCGACCCCTCGGTCATTCCCGATCTCATTATGTTGTTGAAGGACGGGGTGTTGCGGGAAAAAGCCGCTCAAGCCCTCACGGTGATCGGGGACACGGCCATTGAACCATTGATCGCGTTTCTCTATGACCCGAAAGCGTCCGAAGTCGAGGCCGAGGGCGAGCGGGTGCTGTCGTATGCGTCCGTTCGGTTGACGGCCAAAGATGCACTCCGGTTGATCGTCCTTGAAACGTTGGAAACGCTGGGATGGTCGCCCCCTGCCGAAGAAGTGCAGATCAGCTCCAGCAAGGCGGACAATCTCCGGGTCGATCGGCCCTTGGGGGATACCGGCCGGTTTGGGCCGTCAGGCGATGTGGCCAAGTCCAGTTAG
- a CDS encoding alkaline phosphatase family protein, which translates to MNSLPRFLLTVVVGLSVLGLEILGGPAGALASSTSKASELAQGAPEHVILFVLEGFGQDSLKGGAMPVISKLVKDGAATWSATGVNPALRLPTMASIVTGMPVEKHGITWNVFEFSRGYPRSPSMFDYLDLSGGRDSAIFYMDESLYQLARPEVYTDYQLCGALRPECRSEKIVSYIRQYFQKATSGSGYGHAILSVPHLLVVHLPEAGRAGVAHGWNSKEYRQGLQAVDSAMKSVLDVFKEHGLLNRTTVLVTALSGPGTDLSGEAATTAGTPMVPWIASGVGIKHGQVIHQPVSIIDTGATVMRILGLETHTEWESKAVEEIFQAAAVAPAAASSKKQ; encoded by the coding sequence ATGAACAGCTTACCCCGCTTTTTGCTTACCGTTGTTGTCGGTCTCTCTGTGCTGGGGCTTGAGATCCTGGGAGGGCCGGCCGGCGCTCTTGCTTCATCAACGTCCAAAGCGAGTGAGCTGGCCCAGGGGGCTCCCGAGCACGTCATACTGTTTGTTCTTGAGGGATTTGGCCAGGATTCGCTCAAGGGCGGTGCTATGCCGGTTATCAGTAAACTGGTGAAAGATGGCGCAGCAACCTGGTCCGCCACAGGGGTCAATCCGGCCTTACGGTTGCCGACGATGGCATCGATCGTGACCGGGATGCCGGTCGAAAAGCACGGCATCACATGGAACGTATTCGAATTCAGCCGCGGCTATCCGCGCTCGCCCAGCATGTTCGATTATCTGGACTTAAGCGGCGGCCGCGACAGCGCCATTTTCTATATGGACGAGTCGCTCTACCAGCTGGCCAGGCCGGAGGTGTATACCGACTATCAATTATGCGGCGCGTTGCGCCCCGAGTGCCGTTCCGAGAAGATTGTGTCCTATATCCGGCAGTACTTCCAGAAAGCCACGAGCGGCTCTGGCTATGGGCATGCGATTCTCTCGGTGCCCCATCTACTGGTCGTGCATCTGCCGGAAGCCGGCCGGGCAGGGGTGGCGCATGGATGGAATTCCAAGGAGTATCGCCAGGGGTTGCAGGCGGTGGACAGCGCGATGAAGTCTGTGTTGGACGTGTTCAAAGAGCACGGGCTCTTAAACCGGACCACCGTGCTGGTGACGGCACTCAGTGGTCCCGGGACGGATCTGAGCGGTGAAGCGGCCACCACGGCAGGCACCCCAATGGTCCCGTGGATCGCGTCAGGAGTGGGGATCAAGCATGGGCAGGTCATCCACCAGCCGGTGTCGATCATCGATACCGGAGCGACGGTCATGCGCATTCTTGGGCTCGAGACCCATACGGAATGGGAAAGCAAAGCGGTCGAAGAGATTTTTCAAGCGGCAGCGGTCGCGCCGGCAGCGGCCTCGTCCAAGAAACAATAG
- a CDS encoding uroporphyrinogen-III synthase, with protein sequence MSEKGLSGIAVAAFESRMAVEMTRLIERYGGRPSVAPALRELPIQDNPTALRFGVRLIEGQVDVLVLMTGVGTTALFDILKSRHPMSSIMVGVKQCALVARGPKPVAALKALGISPTLIVPEPNTWVDVVSTLDEYRPVKGLRVAVQEYGNANPEFLEALTARGADVFPVPVYKWGLPEDLAPLRQVLADVVAGDISVMLITNAAQIDHVMQLLEQEGKVPLFREACKAIVIASIGPTASERLRHYDLPVDFEPSHGKMGVLVKELSEQVAPLLASKRR encoded by the coding sequence ATGAGTGAGAAGGGGTTGTCAGGAATCGCTGTTGCCGCATTTGAAAGCCGGATGGCAGTCGAGATGACCCGGCTCATTGAACGATACGGGGGCCGCCCATCGGTGGCCCCCGCCCTCCGCGAACTCCCTATCCAAGATAATCCCACTGCCCTGCGATTTGGAGTCCGGCTCATCGAGGGCCAGGTCGATGTATTGGTGCTGATGACCGGCGTCGGGACGACCGCGTTGTTTGACATACTCAAATCCCGCCATCCTATGTCCTCCATCATGGTCGGGGTAAAGCAGTGCGCTCTCGTCGCACGCGGGCCGAAGCCGGTGGCGGCGTTGAAAGCGCTGGGGATTTCGCCGACGCTCATTGTTCCGGAGCCCAATACGTGGGTCGATGTGGTGTCGACGCTCGATGAGTATCGGCCGGTCAAAGGGCTGCGTGTGGCGGTGCAGGAATATGGGAATGCCAATCCTGAATTCTTAGAGGCGTTAACGGCTCGTGGCGCCGATGTGTTTCCCGTTCCGGTCTATAAGTGGGGACTTCCAGAAGACCTGGCTCCGCTCAGGCAGGTCTTGGCAGACGTGGTTGCGGGCGATATCTCCGTGATGCTGATCACGAACGCGGCGCAGATCGATCACGTGATGCAGCTTCTTGAACAGGAGGGCAAAGTTCCTCTGTTTAGAGAAGCCTGTAAGGCGATCGTCATCGCCTCCATCGGCCCGACCGCCAGCGAGCGGCTCCGGCACTACGACCTTCCTGTGGACTTTGAGCCGTCGCATGGGAAGATGGGCGTGCTGGTAAAGGAATTGTCCGAACAGGTTGCTCCGCTGCTCGCCTCGAAGCGCCGCTAA
- a CDS encoding SUMF1/EgtB/PvdO family nonheme iron enzyme yields the protein MNALRSMMLVGIVLVAAPAVTAAQGLEKEVKGKDGAPMVLIPEGAFPMGVPHGDRDGGRDEYPRHDVFVNNFYIDKYELTNGRYLEFVKATNHRIPQNPKNATRNLWQGDTITESLADRPVINVDWADANAYCQWAGKRLPTEAEWEKAAKGTADRRFPWGNVEPTNKHLNFNQQWIGEKTLMPVGSYELGKSPFGVYDMAGNVWEWVNDWYAAKYYEKSPAKNPTGPETGTKRVLRGSGWQNETPTVRIFTRVDSDPTIRNESTGFRCAMDARAK from the coding sequence ATGAATGCTCTACGTTCTATGATGCTTGTGGGGATCGTTCTGGTTGCAGCGCCGGCCGTCACAGCGGCCCAAGGGCTTGAGAAGGAAGTAAAGGGAAAAGACGGAGCCCCGATGGTGTTGATTCCCGAAGGTGCCTTCCCGATGGGTGTTCCGCATGGCGACCGCGACGGAGGACGGGACGAATATCCCCGCCACGACGTATTTGTGAATAATTTCTATATCGACAAATATGAGCTGACGAACGGTCGTTATCTTGAGTTCGTCAAGGCGACGAACCACCGTATTCCGCAGAATCCCAAGAATGCCACGAGAAACCTCTGGCAGGGCGATACCATTACCGAGTCACTCGCCGATCGACCGGTCATCAATGTGGATTGGGCCGATGCGAATGCCTATTGCCAGTGGGCCGGCAAGCGGTTACCGACGGAAGCAGAATGGGAAAAAGCGGCCAAGGGGACAGCCGATCGTCGATTCCCTTGGGGGAACGTCGAGCCGACGAACAAGCATCTGAATTTCAACCAGCAGTGGATCGGGGAAAAGACCCTTATGCCGGTGGGAAGCTATGAGCTCGGGAAGAGCCCCTTCGGCGTCTACGACATGGCGGGCAACGTCTGGGAATGGGTCAACGATTGGTATGCCGCCAAGTATTACGAAAAGAGCCCGGCGAAAAATCCCACGGGTCCGGAAACCGGCACCAAGCGCGTGCTCCGTGGATCGGGCTGGCAGAACGAAACGCCGACCGTCCGCATCTTCACTCGCGTGGACAGCGATCCGACTATCCGCAACGAATCGACCGGGTTCCGTTGCGCGATGGATGCGCGGGCAAAGTAG
- a CDS encoding VOC family protein, whose protein sequence is MSIPLHRGLRHLALRVTDLPASRRFYEELLGMKVVWEPDPDNVYFSSGSDNLALHQISQNELSAYRQPQGQLLDHVGVILDNPQAVDRMFAEISPKIAQLGGTIVKQPKQHRDGSYSFYFSDPDGNVIQALYEPTISKLRWKVTGNA, encoded by the coding sequence ATGTCTATTCCGCTTCATCGAGGACTCCGTCATCTGGCGCTCCGTGTGACCGATCTTCCTGCGTCACGCCGGTTCTACGAAGAGTTGCTGGGCATGAAGGTCGTCTGGGAGCCGGATCCCGACAATGTCTATTTCAGTTCGGGAAGCGACAATCTCGCGCTCCATCAAATTTCTCAGAATGAACTCAGCGCCTATCGCCAGCCCCAGGGCCAATTGCTGGATCACGTCGGTGTGATCCTCGACAATCCCCAAGCGGTCGACCGGATGTTCGCGGAGATCTCCCCGAAGATTGCCCAGCTCGGTGGAACGATCGTCAAACAACCGAAGCAACACCGGGACGGCAGCTACTCATTTTATTTTTCTGATCCAGACGGCAATGTGATTCAGGCCCTCTATGAACCCACGATCAGC